One region of Jatrophihabitans cynanchi genomic DNA includes:
- a CDS encoding IS256 family transposase gives MTKNYQKKTPMTSAELRLALPETVSVAMAEIAENVQDGLLALAVGAGLQVMATMMAEDVSAVCGPKGKHDPARTAVRHGTEAGSVTLGGRRVPIERPRVRASDGSGELPVPAYELFSSTEVLGRMAMERMLGGLSSRRYPVGLEPVGQRVERSARSTSKSAVSRRFVAATETALGELLSADLSGLDLVALMIDGVHVGEHLCVVALGIGIDGVKHPLGLAEGSTENTSVVTDLLTGLRDRGLDTTRPILVGIDGGKALRAAVIRVFDHPVIQRCQLHKLRNVADKLSDHLASTVTKRMRAAYHAESAIVAEAQLEALAKELERTHPGAAASLREGLAETLTVLRLGVSPTLARTLRSTNSIESMISIARNHSMNVKNWQNGTMALRWCAAGMNEASKQFRRVNGHLHLPALRAALDAHVAAQTVGALRHDEPVIAA, from the coding sequence GTGACCAAGAACTACCAGAAGAAGACGCCGATGACGAGCGCCGAGCTGCGGCTCGCGTTGCCGGAGACGGTGAGTGTGGCGATGGCCGAGATCGCCGAGAACGTGCAGGATGGGCTGCTCGCGCTTGCGGTTGGTGCTGGCCTGCAGGTGATGGCGACGATGATGGCCGAGGACGTGAGTGCGGTGTGCGGGCCGAAGGGCAAGCACGACCCGGCGCGCACCGCGGTGCGCCACGGCACCGAGGCCGGCTCGGTCACCTTGGGCGGGCGGCGGGTGCCGATCGAGCGGCCGAGAGTGCGCGCGAGCGACGGGAGCGGGGAGCTGCCGGTGCCGGCGTATGAGCTGTTCTCCTCCACCGAGGTGCTGGGCCGGATGGCGATGGAACGGATGCTCGGCGGCTTGTCGTCGCGTCGTTACCCGGTCGGGCTGGAACCGGTCGGGCAGCGGGTCGAACGCTCTGCTCGTTCGACGAGCAAGTCCGCGGTCAGCCGCCGGTTCGTCGCCGCGACCGAGACCGCGCTGGGCGAGCTGTTGTCCGCGGACCTGTCCGGCCTGGACCTCGTCGCGTTGATGATCGACGGCGTGCACGTCGGCGAGCACTTGTGCGTGGTCGCGCTCGGGATCGGCATCGACGGCGTCAAGCATCCACTCGGACTGGCCGAGGGCTCCACGGAGAACACCAGCGTGGTCACCGATCTGCTGACCGGACTGCGCGATCGCGGCCTGGACACCACCCGCCCGATCCTGGTGGGCATCGACGGCGGCAAGGCCCTGCGCGCCGCAGTCATCCGAGTCTTCGACCACCCGGTGATCCAGAGATGCCAACTGCACAAGTTGAGGAACGTGGCCGACAAGCTGTCCGATCACCTCGCCTCGACGGTGACCAAGCGGATGCGCGCGGCCTACCACGCCGAGTCCGCGATCGTCGCCGAGGCGCAGCTCGAGGCGCTGGCGAAGGAGCTGGAGCGAACCCACCCCGGCGCTGCGGCGTCGCTGCGCGAGGGCCTGGCCGAGACGTTGACCGTGCTGCGGCTGGGCGTGTCGCCGACGCTGGCTCGCACGCTGCGTTCGACCAACAGCATCGAGTCGATGATCTCGATCGCCCGCAACCACTCGATGAACGTGAAGAACTGGCAGAACGGCACCATGGCGCTGCGCTGGTGCGCCGCCGGGATGAACGAGGCGAGCAAGCAGTTCCGCCGCGTCAACGGCCACCTGCACCTGCCCGCACTACGCGCCGCACTCGACGCGCACGTCGCCGCGCAAACTGTCGGTGCCCTGCGTCATGATGAACCCGTGATCGCCGCCTGA